A genome region from Arachis duranensis cultivar V14167 chromosome 6, aradu.V14167.gnm2.J7QH, whole genome shotgun sequence includes the following:
- the LOC107494525 gene encoding protein CLP1 homolog, whose translation MAMAHSGGASSSGVKQQVKLEKESELRIEVGNDAPLCLRLLNGNAEIFGTELAPEIWLNFPPRLKFAVFTWYGATIEMEGTTETDYTADETPMVSYVNVHAILEARRTRAKASPSGDSESSQGPRVIVVGPTDSGKSTLSRMLLSWAAKQGSKPTFVDLDIGQGSITIPGCIAATPIEMPIDPVEGITLEMPLVYFFGHTTPSNNVELYKVLVKELGGMLERQFAGNAESRASGMVINTMGWIEGVGYDLLLHAIRTLKANVVLVLGQEKLYSMLRDVLKGEPKVDVVKLQRSGGVVSRNVKVRQKARSFRIREYFYGLLNDLSPHSNIANFSDLCVYRIGGGPQAPRSALPIGAEPVADPTRVVPVNINRDLLHMVLAVSFAKEPEEIISSNVAGFIYVTDVDIQRKKITYLAPSAGDLPSKFLILGSLTWLET comes from the exons ATGGCAATGGCGCACAGTGGCGGTGCATCGAGCTCAGGGGTGAAGCAGCAGGTGAAATTGGAGAAAGAAAGTGAGCTCCGGATTGAGGTTGGAAACGATGCTCCTCTTTGCCTTCGTCTTCTCAATGGAAATGCTGAGATTTTCGGCACTGAGCTTGCACCCGAAATTTGGCTCAACTTCCCTCCCCGACTCAAATTCGCT gtttttACTTGGTATGGTGCTACCATTGAAATGGAAGGTACTACTGAAACTGATTATACTGCTGATGAG ACACCAATGGTTAGCTATGTTAACGTGCATGCTATATTAGAAGCCAGAAGAACTCGTGCTAAAGCTTCACCCTCTGGTGATTCTGAATCTTCTCAG GGGCCTAGAGTGATTGTTGTAGGACCTACTGACTCCGGAAAGAGTACCTTGTCGAGGATGCTTCTTAGCTGGGCGGCTAAGCAGGGTTCAAAGCCTACCTTCGTTGACTTGGATATTGGACAGGGATCTATAACGATTCCTGGATGCATTGCTGCTACTCCAATTGAAATGCCCATCGACCCTGTTGAAGGAATTACTCTTGAGATGCctcttgtttacttttttgGCCATACAACTCCAAG TAACAATGTAGAATTGTATAAAGTGCTAGTCAAGGAACTTGGGGGAATGCTAGAGAGACAATTTGCTGGAAATGCCGAATCTCGTGCTTCGGGCATGGTGATAAATACCATGGGGTGGATAGAGGGAGTAGGCTATGAT TTGCTGTTGCATGCAATTCGTACACTTAAGGCCAATGTTGTCTTAGTTTTGGGTCAG GAAAAACTGTACAGCATGCTCAGAGATGTCCTGAAGGGAGAGCCCAAAGTTGATGTTGTGAAACTTCAAAGATCTGGTGGAGTTGTATCCAGGAATGTGAAGGTCCGCCAGAAGGCCAGAAGTTTTAGGATAAGA GAGTACTTCTATGGCCTTCTTAATGATCTCTCTCCACATTCTAATATTGCTAATTTTAGTGACTTGTGCGTCTATCGGATTGGTGGTGGGCCACAGGCTCCTCGCTCAGCCTTGCCAATCGGAGCAGAACCTGTTGCTGACCCAACAAGAGTTGTTCCTGTGAATATAAACCGTGATTTGCTCCACATGGTCCTTGCAGTCTCATTTGCCAAGGAACCCGAAGAGATCATTTCAAg CAACGTTGCTGGCTTTATCTACGTAACAGATGTTGACATTCAGAG AAAGAAGATAACTTACCTTGCACCATCCGCTGGAGATCTTCCAAGCAAGTTTTTGATACTGGGATCCTTGACGTGGCTTGAGACATGA